The following proteins come from a genomic window of Acanthopagrus latus isolate v.2019 chromosome 5, fAcaLat1.1, whole genome shotgun sequence:
- the ssh1a gene encoding protein phosphatase Slingshot homolog 1 isoform X2: protein MHLVVEPIQEAMMKMLPYFVENAVLTQSEINRILSESFFMVKGAALFLQQGSSQQGQKAHPHHKHAGDLPQHLQVMINILRSEDRIKLAVRLESAWSDRVRYMVVVYTSGRQDTEENILLGIDFTSKDCKSCSIGMVLPLWSDTKIHLDGDGGFTVNTAGRTHVFKPVSVQAMWSALQVLHKVCEVSRRYNYFPGGMALTWMGYYESCIASDQSCINEWNAMKDLETTRPDSPPMFVDKPSERERTECLIKAKLRSIMTCQDLENVTCKQIRTEVEQHMNCNLKEYKEFIDNEMLLILGQMDKATLIFDHVYLGSEWNASNLEELQESGVGYILNVTREIDNFFPGTFSYHNIRVYDEDATDLLAHWNETYNFIVKAKKNRSKCLVHCKMGVSRSASTVIAYAMKEFGWSLEKAYNFVKQKRSITRPNPGFMRQLAEYEGILDASKQRHNKLWHPDADCEMAEGQHGLSQCCGGEEGGHLTPEPGMSPCCEEALSDKGAACPSPCRTVSLDIDPAYNSYYFRRLSDSALDSEPSTPVRGPPLIGMEKVFIEIEDVERDALLDDEALPLSHFGPSAEGTAAQTSSRGPEPLEELRLRLEFSTVEEEDEEEVQKEEAEMEVLMQPDDGGGGEGGGGEETQDVDTEGNGMDLATLNENSNNNNRLSAPRNLNENVFSITPSRDCKQKEDAAARISKLCLNPSPPEVPSASLPQSHTSPEGLVSSVVLLRPCGPQCDCANCAASTPTAGLDRDQQPGDSLHLELMDNGDLLGVKLETEKSNSAASSDALPELMSMDLEEERPGVACYVGQQQETLLQLQRSGLVRRRAERLERLSGLSQPLHACQRSKKSPCHAEDEEISGFSGDFPKSSTPCQVRLEPLVVPLTNEALLGVVGSGLLTPNSSPHGSTLTRSSSSDSLRSVRGKPGLVRQRAQEIETRMRLAGLTVPSRLKRSNSLAKLGSLNFSSEDLCSACSSDAGTLLLLSLSPEPDPGLEWDSPTTSALPRFCKDLHTPERALPGEPRS, encoded by the exons GCGACTTACCTCAACACTTGCAGGTGATGATAAACATTCTTCGCTCGGAGGACAGAATCAAACTG GCGGTGCGGCTGGAGAGTGCATGGTCAGATCGTGTGCGGTACATGGTGGTGGTGTACACCAGCGGGCGACAAGACACGGAGGAGAACATCCTGCTGGGAATCGACTTCACGAGCAAAGACTG CAAAAGCTGTTCGATCGGCATGGTGCTACCTCTGTGGAGTGACACAAAGATCCATCTGGACGGAGACGG GGGTTTTACTGTGAACACGGCAGGTCGGACTCACGTCTTCAAGCCCGTGTCGGTGCAGGCTATGTG GTCAGCCCTGCAGGTGCTGCACAAGGTATGCGAGGTGTCACGCAGGTATAACTACTTCCCTGGAGGCATGGCGCTCACCTGGATGGGATACTACGAGAGCTGCATCGCTTCAGACCAGAGCTGCATCAACGAGTGGAACGCCATGAAGGACTTGGAGACAACACGGCCAGACTCACCTCCCATGTTTGTCGACAA gccttcagagagagagaggacagagtgCCTTATTAAAGCCAAACTCAGAAGCATCATGACATGCCAAGACCTCGAGAACGTCACCTGCAAGCAG ATCCGCACAGAGGTGGAACAACACATGAACTGTAACCTGAAAGAGTACAAAGAGTTCATCGACAATGAGATGCTGCTGATCCTGGGCCAGATGGACAAAGCCACCCTCATCTTTGACCACGTCTACCTG GGATCCGAATGGAATGCGTCTAATTTGGAGGAGCTGCAAGAGTCGGg GGTGGGCTATATCCTCAACGTTACCCGGGAGATAGACAACTTCTTTCCAGGCACATTCAGTTATCACAACATACGCGTCTACGATGAAGACGCCACTGACCTGCTGGCGCACTGGAATGAAACATACAACTTCATTGTTAAAGCAAA AAAGAACCGCTCCAAGTGTCTAGTTCACTGTAAGATGGGTGTCAGTCGGTCCGCCTCCACCGTCATTGCGTACGCCATGAAGGAGTTTGGTTGGTCGCTAGAGAAGGCTTACAACTTTGTCAAGCAAAAGAGGAGCATCACTCGACCGAACCCAGGTTTCATGAGACAGCTGGCCGAGTACGAGGGCATCCTGGATGCCAG TAAACAGCGTCACAACAAGCTGTGGCATCCAGATGCAGACTGCGAGATGGCGGAGGGGCAGCATGGTTTGTCTCAGTGctgtggaggggaggagggaggccaCCTCACTCCTGAGCCGGGGATGTCTCCCTGCTGTGAGGAGGCGCTGTCTGATAAGGGGGCTGCGTGTCCCTCCCCGTGCAGGACTGTTTCACTGGATATCGACCCCGCCTACAACAGTTATTATTTCCGCCGACTCTCTGACTCAGCGCTGGATAGCGAACCATCAACGCCTGTGCGCGGCCCCCCCCTTATCGGCATGGAAAAGGTCTTTATAGAAATCGAGGATGTGGAGCGGGACGCACTGCTGGATGACGAGGCCTTGCCGCTCTCCCACTTTGGGCCTTCAGCTGAGGGAACTGCTGCCCAGACGAGCTCTCGGGGCCCCGAGCCGCTGGAGGAGCTGCGGCTGAGGCTGGAGTTCagcacagtggaggaggaggatgaggaggaggtgcagaaggaggaggcagagatggaggtgCTCATGCAGCCAGATGACGGCGGGGGCGGggaaggaggcggaggagaagaaacacaagatGTGGATACTGAGGGTAATGGGATGGACCTGGCAACCCTCAATGAaaactccaacaacaacaaccgtTTGAGCGCGCCACGTAACCTTAAT gAAAATGTGTTCTCCATCACTCCTTCTAGGGATTGCAAGCAGAAAGAAGATGCTGCAGCCCGCATATCTAAGCTTTGCCTTAACCCCAGTCCTCCTGAAGTCCCAAGTGCTTCACTCCCACAGTCCCATACCTCTCCTGAAGGCCTCGTGTCTTCAGTGGTACTGCTGCGCCCCTGTGGTCCTCAGTGTGACTGTGCCAACTGTGCTGCCTCCACACCCACAGCTGGACTCGACAGAGACCAGCAGCCAGGAGACTCGCTGCACTTGGAGCTGATGGATAATGGTGATTTATTGGGGGTAAAGCTGGAGACGGAGAAAAGTAATTCTGCAGCTTCCTCAGATGCTCTCCCTGAGCTGATGAGCATGGATTTGGAGGAAGAGAGGCCCGGTGTGGCCTGCTACGTTGGCCAACAACAGGAGACCCttttgcagctgcagagatctgGGCTGGTCCGCCGCCGTGCAGAGAGACTAGAGAGACTTTCAGGTTTATCCCAGCCTTTGCACGCATGCCAAAGGTCTAAAAAGAGCCCCTGTCACGCTGAGGATGAAGAGATCTCTGGCTTCTCTGGAGATTTCCCTAAATCCTCTACACCATGCCAAGTGCGGTTAGAGCCGCTGGTGGTGCCGCTGACCAATGAAGCCTTGCTGGGGGTGGTGGGGTCTGGGTTGCTCACACCTAACTCCTCGCCCCACGGCTCCACCCTGACACGCAGCTCCAGCAGCGACAGCCTGCGCAGCGTTCGGGGGAAACCGGGTCTGGTGCGTCAGAGGGCGCAGGAGATCGAGACCCGTATGCGTCTGGCAGGCCTGACCGTGCCCTCGAGGCTGAAGCGGTCCAACTCGCTGGCCAAGTTGGGCAGCCTCAACTTCTCCTCGGAGGACCTGTGTTCGGCCTGCTCCTCAGATGCAGGAACACTACTGCTCCTCTCGCTGTCCCCAGAGCCTGACCCCGGCCTGGAGTGGGACTCCCCCACCACCTCTGCTCTGCCCCGGTTCTGCAAGGACCTGCACACTCCAGAGAGAGCACTACCAGGTGAGCCCAGGAGCTGA
- the ssh1a gene encoding protein phosphatase Slingshot homolog 1 isoform X1: protein MALVTLQRSPTPSAASSASTATTTAGEDFGSEDERRINQSLSESFFMVKGAALFLQQGSSQQGQKAHPHHKHAGDLPQHLQVMINILRSEDRIKLAVRLESAWSDRVRYMVVVYTSGRQDTEENILLGIDFTSKDCKSCSIGMVLPLWSDTKIHLDGDGGFTVNTAGRTHVFKPVSVQAMWSALQVLHKVCEVSRRYNYFPGGMALTWMGYYESCIASDQSCINEWNAMKDLETTRPDSPPMFVDKPSERERTECLIKAKLRSIMTCQDLENVTCKQIRTEVEQHMNCNLKEYKEFIDNEMLLILGQMDKATLIFDHVYLGSEWNASNLEELQESGVGYILNVTREIDNFFPGTFSYHNIRVYDEDATDLLAHWNETYNFIVKAKKNRSKCLVHCKMGVSRSASTVIAYAMKEFGWSLEKAYNFVKQKRSITRPNPGFMRQLAEYEGILDASKQRHNKLWHPDADCEMAEGQHGLSQCCGGEEGGHLTPEPGMSPCCEEALSDKGAACPSPCRTVSLDIDPAYNSYYFRRLSDSALDSEPSTPVRGPPLIGMEKVFIEIEDVERDALLDDEALPLSHFGPSAEGTAAQTSSRGPEPLEELRLRLEFSTVEEEDEEEVQKEEAEMEVLMQPDDGGGGEGGGGEETQDVDTEGNGMDLATLNENSNNNNRLSAPRNLNENVFSITPSRDCKQKEDAAARISKLCLNPSPPEVPSASLPQSHTSPEGLVSSVVLLRPCGPQCDCANCAASTPTAGLDRDQQPGDSLHLELMDNGDLLGVKLETEKSNSAASSDALPELMSMDLEEERPGVACYVGQQQETLLQLQRSGLVRRRAERLERLSGLSQPLHACQRSKKSPCHAEDEEISGFSGDFPKSSTPCQVRLEPLVVPLTNEALLGVVGSGLLTPNSSPHGSTLTRSSSSDSLRSVRGKPGLVRQRAQEIETRMRLAGLTVPSRLKRSNSLAKLGSLNFSSEDLCSACSSDAGTLLLLSLSPEPDPGLEWDSPTTSALPRFCKDLHTPERALPGEPRS from the exons GCGACTTACCTCAACACTTGCAGGTGATGATAAACATTCTTCGCTCGGAGGACAGAATCAAACTG GCGGTGCGGCTGGAGAGTGCATGGTCAGATCGTGTGCGGTACATGGTGGTGGTGTACACCAGCGGGCGACAAGACACGGAGGAGAACATCCTGCTGGGAATCGACTTCACGAGCAAAGACTG CAAAAGCTGTTCGATCGGCATGGTGCTACCTCTGTGGAGTGACACAAAGATCCATCTGGACGGAGACGG GGGTTTTACTGTGAACACGGCAGGTCGGACTCACGTCTTCAAGCCCGTGTCGGTGCAGGCTATGTG GTCAGCCCTGCAGGTGCTGCACAAGGTATGCGAGGTGTCACGCAGGTATAACTACTTCCCTGGAGGCATGGCGCTCACCTGGATGGGATACTACGAGAGCTGCATCGCTTCAGACCAGAGCTGCATCAACGAGTGGAACGCCATGAAGGACTTGGAGACAACACGGCCAGACTCACCTCCCATGTTTGTCGACAA gccttcagagagagagaggacagagtgCCTTATTAAAGCCAAACTCAGAAGCATCATGACATGCCAAGACCTCGAGAACGTCACCTGCAAGCAG ATCCGCACAGAGGTGGAACAACACATGAACTGTAACCTGAAAGAGTACAAAGAGTTCATCGACAATGAGATGCTGCTGATCCTGGGCCAGATGGACAAAGCCACCCTCATCTTTGACCACGTCTACCTG GGATCCGAATGGAATGCGTCTAATTTGGAGGAGCTGCAAGAGTCGGg GGTGGGCTATATCCTCAACGTTACCCGGGAGATAGACAACTTCTTTCCAGGCACATTCAGTTATCACAACATACGCGTCTACGATGAAGACGCCACTGACCTGCTGGCGCACTGGAATGAAACATACAACTTCATTGTTAAAGCAAA AAAGAACCGCTCCAAGTGTCTAGTTCACTGTAAGATGGGTGTCAGTCGGTCCGCCTCCACCGTCATTGCGTACGCCATGAAGGAGTTTGGTTGGTCGCTAGAGAAGGCTTACAACTTTGTCAAGCAAAAGAGGAGCATCACTCGACCGAACCCAGGTTTCATGAGACAGCTGGCCGAGTACGAGGGCATCCTGGATGCCAG TAAACAGCGTCACAACAAGCTGTGGCATCCAGATGCAGACTGCGAGATGGCGGAGGGGCAGCATGGTTTGTCTCAGTGctgtggaggggaggagggaggccaCCTCACTCCTGAGCCGGGGATGTCTCCCTGCTGTGAGGAGGCGCTGTCTGATAAGGGGGCTGCGTGTCCCTCCCCGTGCAGGACTGTTTCACTGGATATCGACCCCGCCTACAACAGTTATTATTTCCGCCGACTCTCTGACTCAGCGCTGGATAGCGAACCATCAACGCCTGTGCGCGGCCCCCCCCTTATCGGCATGGAAAAGGTCTTTATAGAAATCGAGGATGTGGAGCGGGACGCACTGCTGGATGACGAGGCCTTGCCGCTCTCCCACTTTGGGCCTTCAGCTGAGGGAACTGCTGCCCAGACGAGCTCTCGGGGCCCCGAGCCGCTGGAGGAGCTGCGGCTGAGGCTGGAGTTCagcacagtggaggaggaggatgaggaggaggtgcagaaggaggaggcagagatggaggtgCTCATGCAGCCAGATGACGGCGGGGGCGGggaaggaggcggaggagaagaaacacaagatGTGGATACTGAGGGTAATGGGATGGACCTGGCAACCCTCAATGAaaactccaacaacaacaaccgtTTGAGCGCGCCACGTAACCTTAAT gAAAATGTGTTCTCCATCACTCCTTCTAGGGATTGCAAGCAGAAAGAAGATGCTGCAGCCCGCATATCTAAGCTTTGCCTTAACCCCAGTCCTCCTGAAGTCCCAAGTGCTTCACTCCCACAGTCCCATACCTCTCCTGAAGGCCTCGTGTCTTCAGTGGTACTGCTGCGCCCCTGTGGTCCTCAGTGTGACTGTGCCAACTGTGCTGCCTCCACACCCACAGCTGGACTCGACAGAGACCAGCAGCCAGGAGACTCGCTGCACTTGGAGCTGATGGATAATGGTGATTTATTGGGGGTAAAGCTGGAGACGGAGAAAAGTAATTCTGCAGCTTCCTCAGATGCTCTCCCTGAGCTGATGAGCATGGATTTGGAGGAAGAGAGGCCCGGTGTGGCCTGCTACGTTGGCCAACAACAGGAGACCCttttgcagctgcagagatctgGGCTGGTCCGCCGCCGTGCAGAGAGACTAGAGAGACTTTCAGGTTTATCCCAGCCTTTGCACGCATGCCAAAGGTCTAAAAAGAGCCCCTGTCACGCTGAGGATGAAGAGATCTCTGGCTTCTCTGGAGATTTCCCTAAATCCTCTACACCATGCCAAGTGCGGTTAGAGCCGCTGGTGGTGCCGCTGACCAATGAAGCCTTGCTGGGGGTGGTGGGGTCTGGGTTGCTCACACCTAACTCCTCGCCCCACGGCTCCACCCTGACACGCAGCTCCAGCAGCGACAGCCTGCGCAGCGTTCGGGGGAAACCGGGTCTGGTGCGTCAGAGGGCGCAGGAGATCGAGACCCGTATGCGTCTGGCAGGCCTGACCGTGCCCTCGAGGCTGAAGCGGTCCAACTCGCTGGCCAAGTTGGGCAGCCTCAACTTCTCCTCGGAGGACCTGTGTTCGGCCTGCTCCTCAGATGCAGGAACACTACTGCTCCTCTCGCTGTCCCCAGAGCCTGACCCCGGCCTGGAGTGGGACTCCCCCACCACCTCTGCTCTGCCCCGGTTCTGCAAGGACCTGCACACTCCAGAGAGAGCACTACCAGGTGAGCCCAGGAGCTGA